From Halomarina ordinaria:
TCGGCGACGTAGACGTCGCCGACCGGGGTTCGCTCGACGCCCACGTCGCGCTCGGCGAGGTAGTCCTCGACGGCGAGGCTCGTGTCGACGGGGACGGCGACGCGCTCGCCGGGTGCGGCGCTCTCGGCGGCGAGCAGCGCGAGGAGGGCGTCCTTCGGGACGAACTCCCCCCTCCCGTCGACGGCCATCATCCGGTCGGCGTCGCCGTCGTGGGCGATGCCGAGGTCGGCGTCGGTCGTGCCGACGAGCGCGCAGAGCGACGAGAGCGTCTCCTCGTTCGGTTCGCTCGGCCGGCCGGGGAAGCGCCCGTCGGGCTGTGCGTTGAGCGTCTCGACCGAACAGCCGAGTTCGAGCAGGGCCTCGACGCTCACCCGGCCCGCCCCGTTCCCGAGGTCGACGACGACCGAGGGCGGGTCCGGGAGCGACCGCCCCTCGACGAGCGCCTCGACGTGGCGCGCGTCGGCGTCGGTGACGCGCTCGCGGTCCCCCTGGGCGTCCCACGCCCGCAGGTCGAACGCGTCCTCGCGGACCCGTCCCTCGACGGTCGCCCGGCGGCGCTCGCCGAACGCCCGGCCGTCGGGACGCCAGAGTTTGATGCCGTTGTCCTCGGCCGGGTTGTGACTCGCGGTGACGGAGACGCCCGCGTCGGCGTCGTACCACTCGACGCCCCGGGCGACGGTGGGGGTCGCCGCGGGGCCGAGGTCGACGACGTCGGTGCCGACCTCGCGGGCCCCGGCGGCGAGGGCGTCGACGAGCAGGCGACCGCTCTCGCGCGGGTCGCGCCCGACGACAACGCGGTCGGCGTCGACGCCCACTGCCCGCCCCACGGCGAGCGCGAGGTCCGCCGTCACGACGTCACCGACCGGTCCGCGGATACCGCTGGTGCCGAACATACCTCACGAGACAGCGACCGACACCATAGCTACTGCGACCGACGGACGGGGCGGTGGTCGGGTGTCTATCGAGTGTCGGTTGGTGGCCAGTCGGGTGTCCGTCGGTCCCGAACCGGGGCGAGGGACGCGATGGACCGATTTTTGTCCCCGCTCGGCGAAGCGCCGCGCATGAAGTCGACGTCCGGGAACGACGGGGCGAAGCGCCGCGCCGGCGAGTCGGCGGCCGCCCTCGTCGAGGACGGGACGGTGGTCGGCCTCGGCACGGGGAGTACGACCGCGTACGCGATTCGCGCCCTCGGC
This genomic window contains:
- the glmM gene encoding phosphoglucosamine mutase is translated as MFGTSGIRGPVGDVVTADLALAVGRAVGVDADRVVVGRDPRESGRLLVDALAAGAREVGTDVVDLGPAATPTVARGVEWYDADAGVSVTASHNPAEDNGIKLWRPDGRAFGERRRATVEGRVREDAFDLRAWDAQGDRERVTDADARHVEALVEGRSLPDPPSVVVDLGNGAGRVSVEALLELGCSVETLNAQPDGRFPGRPSEPNEETLSSLCALVGTTDADLGIAHDGDADRMMAVDGRGEFVPKDALLALLAAESAAPGERVAVPVDTSLAVEDYLAERDVGVERTPVGDVYVAEALGGDVTFGGEPSGAWIWPDQTLCPDGPQAAVELVALAAERPLEARVGDIPNYPIRRTSVEVDDKERTMAAIRETVEARYDDVTTLDGVRVDLGDAWFLVRASGTQPLVRVTAEAREEERTRAAFEEATELL